Proteins co-encoded in one Paraburkholderia edwinii genomic window:
- a CDS encoding site-specific integrase gives MRGSEIVSLLWRHVDLNRCVVRLPSTKNGNAHHVPLSSRAIGVRQALKDSYDAKDNPTEDGESDADRVFEIRSDAVTRAFERAVARARTIHVDECWAAKLKPDGKFLTDLRFHDLRYEAASRLASIFPMHELTKITGHKDPRVLMRYYHPRAEDLAKKLP, from the coding sequence ATGCGCGGGAGCGAGATTGTGTCGCTGTTGTGGAGGCACGTCGACCTCAATCGCTGTGTTGTGCGTCTACCGTCGACGAAGAACGGGAACGCCCACCACGTGCCACTGTCTTCGCGCGCCATTGGAGTGCGCCAAGCATTGAAAGACTCCTACGACGCCAAGGACAATCCGACCGAAGACGGCGAAAGCGACGCCGACCGCGTGTTCGAGATTCGAAGCGACGCCGTTACCAGAGCCTTCGAGCGCGCAGTGGCACGCGCCCGCACAATTCACGTCGATGAGTGCTGGGCGGCCAAACTGAAGCCGGATGGCAAGTTTTTGACCGACCTTCGCTTTCACGACCTGCGGTACGAGGCGGCTTCCCGCTTGGCGTCGATCTTCCCCATGCACGAACTGACAAAGATAACCGGCCACAAAGACCCACGCGTGTTGATGCGTTACTACCATCCGCGAGCCGAGGATCTAGCAAAGAAACTACCATAA
- the gyrB gene encoding DNA topoisomerase (ATP-hydrolyzing) subunit B, whose translation MSELNHTQPDNSYGASSIQILEGLEAVRKRPGMYIGDTSDGTGLHHLVFEVLDNSIDEALAGYCDDIHVTIHADNSVSVIDNGRGIPTGLKMDDKHDPKRSAAEIVMTELHAGGKFDQNSYKVSGGLHGVGVSCVNALSSWLRLTVRRDGKKHFMEFHRGVPQNRVIENVDGERVSPIPVMGDTENRGTEVHFMADESIFGTVEYHYDILAKRIRELSFLNNGVRIRLTDLRSGKEDDFAFGGGVKGFVEYINKTKSVLHPTIFHIVGEKDGVGVEVAMQWNDSYNENVLCFTNNIPQRDGGTHLTGLRAAMTRVINKYITDQEIAKKAKVETSGDDMREGLSCVLSVKVPEPKFSSQTKDKLVSSEVRAPVEEVVAKALEEFLLETPNDAKIICGKIVDAARARDAARKAREMTRRKGVLDGVGLPGKLADCQEKDPAKSEIYIVEGDSAGGSAKQGRDRKFQAILPLRGKVLNVEKARYDKLLSSEQIVTLITALGCGIGKEDYNLDKLRYHRIIIMTDADVDGAHIRTLLLTFFYRQMPEMIERGYIYIAQPPLYKVKAGKDERYLKDAAELNAHMLRLALNGSELIASEGATPIAGDALGELARSYLLAQAVVERLSKLYDANALEAVMDGVTIDLSNEASTEASAKAIEAKLRDDALKPEVSVYPMYDPVRELRSLRVERRHHGNLKLSVIDEEFQLTADYQQLVNTANTFKGLIGVGAVIKRGERSMAVTDFKSAMKWLIADAERNVSKQRYKGLGEMNPEQLWETTMDPNVRRLLRVQIEDAIAADGIFTTLMGDEVEPRRAFIESNALRAGNIDV comes from the coding sequence ATGAGTGAACTGAACCATACCCAACCCGATAACAGCTACGGCGCCTCGTCGATTCAGATCCTGGAGGGTCTGGAGGCGGTGCGCAAGCGACCGGGTATGTACATTGGCGACACGTCGGACGGGACCGGTCTGCACCACCTCGTATTCGAGGTACTCGACAATTCGATCGACGAAGCGCTGGCCGGATATTGCGACGATATTCACGTAACGATTCACGCCGATAACTCGGTTTCGGTTATCGATAATGGCCGCGGCATTCCGACCGGCCTGAAGATGGACGACAAGCACGATCCGAAGCGCAGCGCGGCGGAAATCGTGATGACCGAATTGCACGCCGGCGGCAAGTTCGATCAGAACAGCTATAAGGTGTCGGGCGGCTTGCACGGCGTGGGCGTGTCGTGCGTGAACGCGCTTTCGTCGTGGCTGCGTCTGACCGTGCGCCGCGACGGCAAGAAGCACTTTATGGAGTTTCACCGCGGCGTACCGCAGAACCGTGTGATCGAGAACGTGGATGGCGAGCGCGTTTCGCCGATTCCGGTGATGGGCGATACGGAAAATCGCGGTACCGAAGTGCACTTTATGGCCGATGAGTCGATCTTCGGCACGGTCGAATACCACTACGACATTCTGGCCAAGCGCATTCGCGAGTTGTCGTTCCTCAATAACGGCGTGCGGATCCGGTTGACGGATCTGCGCTCGGGTAAGGAAGACGATTTTGCGTTTGGCGGCGGCGTGAAAGGCTTTGTTGAGTACATCAACAAGACCAAGAGCGTGCTGCATCCGACGATTTTTCATATCGTCGGCGAGAAGGATGGCGTGGGCGTTGAAGTGGCTATGCAGTGGAACGATAGCTACAACGAGAACGTGCTCTGCTTCACGAACAATATTCCGCAGCGCGATGGCGGCACGCATTTGACGGGTTTGCGTGCGGCGATGACGCGGGTGATTAACAAGTACATCACCGATCAGGAAATTGCCAAGAAGGCGAAGGTTGAGACGTCCGGCGACGATATGCGCGAAGGGCTTTCGTGCGTGTTGTCGGTGAAGGTGCCGGAGCCTAAGTTCAGTTCGCAGACTAAGGACAAGCTGGTTTCTTCTGAGGTGCGTGCACCTGTTGAAGAAGTGGTGGCTAAGGCGCTTGAAGAGTTTCTGCTCGAGACGCCGAACGACGCGAAGATTATTTGCGGGAAGATTGTTGATGCTGCGCGGGCGCGCGATGCGGCGCGGAAGGCGCGTGAGATGACGCGTCGTAAAGGCGTGCTGGATGGCGTTGGGCTGCCTGGGAAACTCGCGGATTGCCAGGAGAAGGATCCGGCTAAGTCGGAAATCTACATCGTTGAGGGTGACTCGGCGGGTGGGTCGGCTAAGCAAGGACGCGATCGGAAGTTCCAGGCGATTTTGCCACTGCGTGGCAAGGTGCTAAATGTTGAGAAGGCTCGGTATGACAAGCTTTTGTCTTCCGAGCAGATCGTTACGCTGATTACTGCGCTGGGTTGTGGCATCGGCAAGGAAGACTACAACCTCGATAAGCTTCGGTATCACCGCATCATCATCATGACCGACGCTGACGTCGATGGTGCGCACATCCGGACCCTGCTGCTGACGTTCTTTTATCGGCAGATGCCGGAGATGATCGAGCGCGGGTATATCTATATCGCGCAGCCGCCGCTTTATAAGGTTAAGGCGGGTAAGGATGAGCGGTATCTTAAGGATGCGGCGGAGCTTAATGCTCATATGCTGCGGTTGGCGTTGAATGGGTCGGAACTGATTGCTTCGGAAGGGGCTACGCCGATTGCTGGGGATGCGCTTGGTGAACTCGCTCGTTCGTATTTGCTTGCGCAAGCGGTGGTTGAGCGGTTGAGCAAGCTGTATGACGCCAATGCGCTTGAAGCCGTGATGGATGGGGTCACGATTGACCTTTCTAATGAGGCTTCTACGGAGGCTTCGGCTAAGGCGATTGAGGCGAAGCTGCGGGATGATGCGCTCAAGCCTGAGGTTAGCGTGTATCCGATGTATGACCCGGTGCGTGAGCTGCGCTCGCTAAGGGTTGAGCGGCGGCATCACGGGAACCTGAAGCTTTCGGTTATTGATGAAGAGTTTCAGTTGACCGCGGATTATCAGCAGCTGGTCAATACGGCGAATACGTTTAAGGGGTTGATTGGGGTTGGTGCTGTCATCAAGCGTGGTGAGCGCAGCATGGCTGTAACTGACTTTAAGAGCGCTATGAAGTGGCTCATCGCTGACGCTGAGCGTAATGTTTCGAAGCAGCGGTATAAGGGTCTCGGTGAGATGAATCCTGAGCAGCTTTGGGAGACGACGATGGATCCGAATGTGCGGCGGTTGTTGCGAGTGCAGATTGAAGACGCGATTGCCGCGGACGGGATTTTTACAACCCTGATGGGGGACGAAGTTGAGCCCCGCAGGGCATTCATCGAATCCAATGCATTGCGTGCCGGAAACATCGACGTTTAA